The genomic stretch ATATGAACACGCTGTTTACCGCCATCAGCATGCTGCTGCTGCAGTTCCTGATAGAGTGGCTGATCACCCGCAATTACGGGGTAGCTGTGGCGTTCATGACGCCCATGACCATCTTCCTGGCTGAACTGAGCAGCCACCACCCCCGCCTGCAGCCCGGCAACCTGATTGAATTACGCTTGCTTGATATTGTGATCGGTAGCCTGATAGGCGCTATCGGCGGCTGGTTACTGTACCACCGGCAGCTGCACTACCATGCCGTGAAACAGCTGCGCCGCTCCCGGGTAAAATGGAATTACCAGCGGGCGCGGTAATAAATATCAGCAAAAAAGCATGAAGACCGAATATCCTATCGCTTAGCAGCAGGTTGCGCCCCCATGCTGAATTCCAGCACACCCCCTTTCAGCAGGTCGGCATGCGTGATGGTATTTAATGTATAGATTTTCCCGTTCAGGCGGACAGACTGGATATACAGGTCCTGCCCGTTCTTCCTGTTGACCTTAACGGTGAAGGTCTTACCACCCGGCAGTTGCAGCACCGCCTGCTTCACCAGCGGCGAACCGATATCATACACGCCATTGGCCGGGTTGACCGGGTAAAAGCCCAGCGCGCTGAATACATACCAGGCCGACATCTCCCCACAATCCTCATTACCGGCATATCCTGAAGAAGTATTGTTGTATAGCTCGTTCATGATCTTCGACACATAGAACTGTGTTTTCTCCGGCTTGCCCGCATAATTATACAGGTAGGCCACGTGATGACTGGGCTCATTGCCATGCGCATACTGGCCAATAAAACCGGAAGCATTGTCGTTGGTATGGCCGTCATCAACATGCTCAATGGTGAAGAAGCTATCCAGTTTGGCGGCAAACAGATCCGCCCCACCAGTTAGCGCTATCAGAGAATCCATAGCATGCGGCACATACCAGAAATACTGCCAGGCATTGCCTTCCGTAAAAGGATTGCCCCCATTGGCGCCATATTTAAAGGGATCAAAAGGCAGTATCCATTCCCCTTTATCATTTTTGGGCTGGAAGAATTTAGTATCCGGATGATAGAGGTTCTTATAATAACCGGCGCGTTTGAGGAAGCGCTGGTAGTCCTGTGTTTTACCCAGCTTTTTGGCCAGCTGCGCTACACACCAGTCGTCATACGCCATTTCCAACGTGATAGAGACCGACTGGCTCTGGATGTTTTCCGGCATATACCCATAGCGCTCCCATACATCGAAAGGCGCATTGGGATGCGCCACCAGGGACGACTGCTTCACTGCTTCATAAGCCCGGGCCACATCAATACCGGGAATGCCTTTGAGTATGGCATCCACGACTACAGGAATAGCATGGTTGCCGATCATGCAATAGTTCTCCTGTCCCCAGAGTTGCCATACGGGCAGGTAACCATACGCATCATAATGCGCCAGCAGGCTGTTCACAAAATCTGTTGTCCGCTGCGGTTGCAGCAGGGTATACAACGGGTGAATGGCCCGGTAGGTATCCCAGAGGGAAAAGGTGGAATAGAACGAAGTGCCTTTGGCCAGTTTGCGCGTGGCCAGATCGGCGCCGCTGTATTCCCCGTTCACATCGGAAAGCGTATTGGGCTGCAGGAAACTATGGTAGAGTGCAGTATAGAAGATCTCTTGCTGCACCGGCGTGGCGTCAATCCTGATCTTGCTGAGCTCTTTCTCCCAGGCGTTGCGGGCCGCGGCTTTTATGCCGGCAAAGTCCCAGCCGGGGATTTCTGTCTGAAGGTTCAGCTTTGCATTTTCCGGGCTTACCGGCGAGATCCCTACTTTGACCAGGAGTGGCTTACCATCGGCGGGATCAAATTCCAGTACAGCCTTCACATTGGCGCCGTTGATCAGTTTTTCATTGACACGACGAGTGCCGCCATCTGCCAAGATCTGGCTTTTGATAGGCTTGGAGAATACAGCCCGGAAGTAGACCTTGCGCAGGCGGGCCCAGCCGGTGATGAGTCGATACCCTTCTACGGTATAGGCATCCACTATCCGAATATGTGCGCCAATGATGCGCGTGTTCCAGCTGGATTTATTAAGGGAATGGTCCAGGTCAATAGCCAGACGCGCAGGCTTATCGGCGGGATAGGTATACTTATGAAAGCCGGCATGGGTAGTAGCGGTCAGCTCTACATTGACATCATGGTCCAGCAATTGCACCTGGTAATAACCAGGTGAAGCTTTTTCCTGTTTATGGGAGAACCGCGAGCGATAGCCGCTGCCGGGTTTATCCGGTGCGCCGGCCGCAAACATTGGTTCGCCGGTAAAGGGCATCATCAATACATCAAAGAGTTCGGCCACACCGGTACCGCTGAGGTGAGTATGACTGAAGCCCGCAATAGTACTGTCGTTATAATCATAACCGGAAGCAGTGCCCCAGTCGGGCACATCGCGGGTATCCGGGCTGAGCTGTACCATCCCGAAAGGCACTGTTGCACCGGGATAGTTATTACCCGATAAACTGCCACCGTTGGCGCCGGTGCCGATAAATGGATTGACGTGATCAGAAAGAAAACTGCGGCTGGTTTGTGCAGAAACGGAAAATGCTGTTAAGAGGCATGCCATGATAGCGCCTACTGATCCCTTGTTCATGCAGAACGGATTTTGAGTTTTTAATCAAGGAAACGGCAGATAGCAATATTAACAGCGGGGCCAAGATAAGGCATTTCAGGGAATCAGCGATTGTTTCTATGCGGCAAGAGAACTGATTTTAACAGCATCACCGGAAACCGGCCGGCGCAAAGTGGCCGAAAGACCGGATGGCCGGCAGCAGCGCTGAACAACAGCCCGGGCAGGAACAACAGGCAGGCTTCATCAAAGAACATAAAAAAAGCTGCCCTAAGGATAAGGCAGCTATGTGAAACTTGTACTACCAATCATTGGATAATAAAGGATAAAACCTGACCAATGGATAGGGCTATGGTTAATAATGCAATGTGAATGGGCTATCTGGCTTTTTTGACGTCCGTCACCACTTTCTTTTTGACCCTCCGGTGATTGTACTGGTTCATCATCAGTTCAATGATCTTTTCATTGGGGATCTGGATGAAACCGGCCAGCAGGAACAGTTCTTCATTGGTGAACTTTTCCACCCGGCCAATCATTTTCGAGAACCGCACATTGTGCTTCCCCAGGTCGGCCGCCACCACCGTTTTGGGGATGAACTCAAATATCTCCTGGAACATTTTTATCCGCCCGTTCTCGATCAGGGCTTTTACAGCAACGTATCGTTTATCCCTTGCCATGAACCAAAGAAATACAATTGTGTGGCTTATCCATCCATTCAGTAGGTTTTGTATTTTTCTATGGTGTTGGCTTTATAGCAACCCACTACGCTTTGTACTTTTTTTAGGTGCAAATGCTACCGGGACATGTTTACCGACTGCTTTGGAGTCACTGAAACGGTCTGCCTGCTACAGACAATTGCTATGGAATAATGGCTTTCGCAGACCCGTTTCAGAGCCATTCCTTCCCGTTCATTTTTACCAGGTCCTGGTACCCCACCCTATTCCTGCTGCTATCGTATGAAGGATGGAGAAGCCTGCTGCCGGAACAGGCCATCCCTAAACGCTGCTCAACCGGCATTAATTAACAATTAATTTAGAACCGTCATGCCAACGCCGGAAACCCGGATATTGTCAAAATGCAGTAACTTCAAAGATGGGCCCACGCCTATTGACAGGACCTGAGGACCAGCTTCATTCATTAATCAGCAAGAGACTAAAAAAAGAGTATGAAAAACAGCTTTGCCGCTTTATTCCTGCTGCTCTCCGCACCCGTTTTTGCGCAGCAGCAGACCGTGTTCGAAAAATTCCAGAAGATCAATACCTTACCGCAGGCGCAGCAGTTCATTGACGCCAACCCGGACCTGAAACCCACCCTGCTGAAACTGTCAGTCGGAAAGGATTCTTCCCTGATCGATAAACGTCTCCTGCGCCAGAAGCAGGGCGATGTATTCTCCGTAGGTTATGTTACCTATAAGGTCCTGGAATCCCAGGAATCCACTAAATACCGCGCCCAGTATATTTTCCTGGATGGCGGCTCACTGGAAAGGTCCGAGATCGACAGCCTCAAAAAGCTGATCGTTAACAAGGCTACTTCCGGTACGGCCTTTGACCAATTATCCGATCAGTATACCATGGACGGCAATACCACCCGCGGTGATACCGACTGGTTCTTTGGCGAGCTGATGATGCCCAAAGAATTCCAGGAGGCAGTAGCCAAACAAAAGCTGGGTGATATCTTCTTTGTAGATGTGCCGGAAAAACAATGGCACTACATTGTGAAGAAGACCTATGACGACCAGGTAAAGAAAGACATTACCGTACTGCGGGCCAACGGCCGCTAAGCGCAGATAGCATTAATACAAATACAGTCAGTGCTGAAGCGCTGACTGTATTTTTTTATGGGGAGATGGGATACCCGCCGGCAAAGATGCCGCCCGTTCTCAGGGCCAACGGCCTATTGTCTCAAAATCCTTTCCACCACTTGCTGGCCGCTGGTCAGCGCCGCCTCTACCGTTCCGGGATGACCGCCTTCGTAAACAGCCTCACCCGCAAAATAAACGGTATCCGCTACCGGCGTCTTCAATTGCGCAATACAATCTCCGGCCCCTACTGTTGGATAACTGTATGCACCCAGGGTCAGGGGCTCCTGCCGCCAGTCCGTGATCCGCGCATCCACCAATAACGCTTTCAGCTCGTCCAGGCTCTTACCAAAAATTCCTGATAGGGATTGCAGTGCCAACGCCAGCAGGGCCGGCTTATCCCTGCCCGATAACTGATCCGCCAGGCCGCCACCAATATACCCGGTCAGCATAGCATCCCGGAAAGGCGAGCTGGTCCACCAGGTGGGAATAGCTTCCCAGCTGATAGCAAAAGCAGCATCTGCCTGTTCTTCCTGCCAGAAAGCCTGTTTAAAAAAGAGCTGAAATTTGATCACATTGCCAAAACCCAATCCTGTTGCGGCTTTGCGCCAGCTATCCAAGGCAGGACTGAACCGGATAGCAGCTATACCAGCCTCACTTTGCAGCACGCCCAGCGAAACAGTAACGATGGCTTTGGCCGCCACAAACTGCCTGCCATCCGCCGTACTGGCCTGCACTTTACCAGCCTCCCAATGCAGTTCTTTAACAATACAACCGGTATGCAGCTGCAGTCCCATGGACCTGCATTCCGACAGCAGGTAATCGATCATCCGGCCATAGCCTTCCCGTATTTTACGGTTATCATTCTCCTCCGCAGTCCATTCTTTCCATAACCCTTTCACACTGACCCTTGCGAGGTCCGCCACATCAAAACCCTGTGCATAGTATTCAATCTCTTTCCGTAACCGGGCCTGTTCCGGCGCCGCATAATATTGGTCCAGGAAATCCTGTAAAGGCATATCCTGCGCCAGGCCGGCCATCTCCTGCAACAGCTGGTCCCAGCCATCCACTATTTCTTCCATAGGCAGCCAGCGGCCATTTTCCACCCGGTAAAAATTACCTTCAATCGGGAGCTTATGCAGCCCGGCTTTTTCCAGCAGTCCGCTGGTGAGGGGCAAGTTGCCATGGACAAATTCCGGCCCCAACTCTACCGGCAGGGCGTAGCCCTGTTGCCGTACCGTATGTATCCTGCCGCCGGCCCTGTCGGCCGCTTCCAGCAGGGTCACTGTTTTACCCGCCTTCAATAAATGATAGGCAGCCATCAATCCCGCGGCGCCGCCACCGATGATCAATAGCTCATTATTGGTAGTCCTTATAAATGGGTCCATATAGTTGTTGTCATTAAATAATCCTGTAATACTAAAATAGCGAGCTTGTTGTACCTGCCCAATTTTCCGGCGTTACCTTTTCTCCCTTCCGGGCAAACCATGATCCCTGTCAAATCATACGCGGTCATGCACTACCCAATCACCGTGAAAAACTGTATCTTTAATGCTCAGCCCAACCATTCATGAACCGTATTTTTCTGTTGGTGCTGTTCCTTACCGCCGCAATCCATCAGGGCAGGGCACAGCAATACAATATCCGTTCGCTTATTGACGCCTGGAAAGATGCTGATACCGGGCAAAGCGCCCGTGCGCAATGCTTTTACGATACCCTCCATCGCAAAAAAGATACGGCCCGCTACCAGGAGCTGGCCTACCAGTTCCGCGAATACCTTGTACATCAACCCGACAAAAGACTGGAAGCGCGCTTCATTCTTTACCAAACCCTGGGCCGGCTGGAATTCGGTTACCCCATCACTGACAGCACTCTGCTGCATATGCAAAAAGCGATCCGCCTGGCCAGTGAGCTGGGAGACGATCAGCTGATGGCTGAGATCTACAGCGTTTATGGCGGTATTGGTGGTCCGGAAAATTACCTGCTCTATAATCTCAAAGCACTGGAACTGCAAAGGCGGGTGGGCCTCCAGCATTTTTTCTTTGTCTTCACCCGCTTCTTTGATATCAGCCGGGCCTTATACCTCAACCAGGAATACCGGCAGAGCATTGCCTACGGACTGGAATGCCTGAAGGCGCCTATTACAGACCATGACCACGCGGAGCCGCTGGTGTACATGTTCCAGCTGGATATACTGGGTGCTTCCTATAAAAAGCTGGGCCTGTATGATAGCGCCGCCTATTATTATAAAGAGATGCTGCAGCAGGTAGAAGAAGCCATCCCGGATAACCCCGCCAAGCAACAATTATGGGAAAGCATTGGCAAAGGCAACCTGGGACATATCCTCCACCTGCAACAGCAGGATGCCGCCGCATGGCCCCTGCTCAATACTTACCTGCAAGCCAGTCTCAGTTATGGCGATCAGCTGAATATGGCCATGGCCAATAATTTCCTGGCCCAGCTGCACTTCAGGCAGCACCAGTTTCCTGCTGCCCTGGATCACTGGCATAAAGCCTATAAGGCCAGCCTCCAGGCTGGTTCCCTGGAGAACGCCGCACAGGCCACGGAAGGACTGGCCACTATTTTCCGGCAGACCCGCCAGACCGACAGCGCATTTTTTTATTATACCCTGCACCATCAGCATAAGGACAGCCTGGCCGCCGGCTTGAGACAGCTGCAGCTTTCCAATATGCAGGCCCGCATTGCATTTGACGATCTCCAGTCCG from Candidatus Pseudobacter hemicellulosilyticus encodes the following:
- a CDS encoding GH92 family glycosyl hydrolase; translated protein: MNKGSVGAIMACLLTAFSVSAQTSRSFLSDHVNPFIGTGANGGSLSGNNYPGATVPFGMVQLSPDTRDVPDWGTASGYDYNDSTIAGFSHTHLSGTGVAELFDVLMMPFTGEPMFAAGAPDKPGSGYRSRFSHKQEKASPGYYQVQLLDHDVNVELTATTHAGFHKYTYPADKPARLAIDLDHSLNKSSWNTRIIGAHIRIVDAYTVEGYRLITGWARLRKVYFRAVFSKPIKSQILADGGTRRVNEKLINGANVKAVLEFDPADGKPLLVKVGISPVSPENAKLNLQTEIPGWDFAGIKAAARNAWEKELSKIRIDATPVQQEIFYTALYHSFLQPNTLSDVNGEYSGADLATRKLAKGTSFYSTFSLWDTYRAIHPLYTLLQPQRTTDFVNSLLAHYDAYGYLPVWQLWGQENYCMIGNHAIPVVVDAILKGIPGIDVARAYEAVKQSSLVAHPNAPFDVWERYGYMPENIQSQSVSITLEMAYDDWCVAQLAKKLGKTQDYQRFLKRAGYYKNLYHPDTKFFQPKNDKGEWILPFDPFKYGANGGNPFTEGNAWQYFWYVPHAMDSLIALTGGADLFAAKLDSFFTIEHVDDGHTNDNASGFIGQYAHGNEPSHHVAYLYNYAGKPEKTQFYVSKIMNELYNNTSSGYAGNEDCGEMSAWYVFSALGFYPVNPANGVYDIGSPLVKQAVLQLPGGKTFTVKVNRKNGQDLYIQSVRLNGKIYTLNTITHADLLKGGVLEFSMGAQPAAKR
- a CDS encoding peptidylprolyl isomerase is translated as MKNSFAALFLLLSAPVFAQQQTVFEKFQKINTLPQAQQFIDANPDLKPTLLKLSVGKDSSLIDKRLLRQKQGDVFSVGYVTYKVLESQESTKYRAQYIFLDGGSLERSEIDSLKKLIVNKATSGTAFDQLSDQYTMDGNTTRGDTDWFFGELMMPKEFQEAVAKQKLGDIFFVDVPEKQWHYIVKKTYDDQVKKDITVLRANGR
- a CDS encoding NAD(P)/FAD-dependent oxidoreductase, giving the protein MDPFIRTTNNELLIIGGGAAGLMAAYHLLKAGKTVTLLEAADRAGGRIHTVRQQGYALPVELGPEFVHGNLPLTSGLLEKAGLHKLPIEGNFYRVENGRWLPMEEIVDGWDQLLQEMAGLAQDMPLQDFLDQYYAAPEQARLRKEIEYYAQGFDVADLARVSVKGLWKEWTAEENDNRKIREGYGRMIDYLLSECRSMGLQLHTGCIVKELHWEAGKVQASTADGRQFVAAKAIVTVSLGVLQSEAGIAAIRFSPALDSWRKAATGLGFGNVIKFQLFFKQAFWQEEQADAAFAISWEAIPTWWTSSPFRDAMLTGYIGGGLADQLSGRDKPALLALALQSLSGIFGKSLDELKALLVDARITDWRQEPLTLGAYSYPTVGAGDCIAQLKTPVADTVYFAGEAVYEGGHPGTVEAALTSGQQVVERILRQ